The following coding sequences are from one Ochotona princeps isolate mOchPri1 chromosome 8, mOchPri1.hap1, whole genome shotgun sequence window:
- the ARID5A gene encoding AT-rich interactive domain-containing protein 5A translates to MAPPVKGKRKQSEEGDPQDPPASPQPCPEQSRSHSPVGLEDSPETGGEREEEQAFLVSLYKFMKERHTPIERVPHLGFKQINLWKIYKAVEKLGAYELVTGRRLWKNVYDELGGSPGSTSAATCTRRHYERLVLPYVRHLKGEEDKPLPPSKPRKQYKLAKEPRGDDRAPERPKKAVAAATAVDQQVDQMMPGKTTKADATDLARFPSQEPPRDNMQELHPASGPSLPMVGAGSCPEAYQRLLSSFYCKGTHGIMSPLAKKKLLAHVSKAGALQCQEEGCRHGAGGPSGAPRGTPAATHLSESPRSPSRPAESSGSRLSTPQEGPQTPRGSPPDEARGLATPVFTGCFHAYPAEVLKPISQHPRDFFSSLHNRMLEGPPAKEPPLTWGGEASRPSAFHRSSSQRSGFYPKPKACWVSPMAKVPPESSVPPPAAPHSSSPGLSSKRALGEEGFAHGGKKLRAVSPFQKEPDSKEGGAQATGPGVAVSCLLGPAPPEAYRAATALRCPLNLACTPDPLKGQVAFPFSPLVIPAFPAHFLTTTGPAPLATGLMHLPPASFNHRLNPASAAWSVPPGPTYAAPHFFHLNTKL, encoded by the exons ATGG CACCACCtgtgaaagggaaaaggaaacaatCAGAGGAGGGGGATCCCCAAGACCCACCTGCATCACCTCAACCCTGTCCTGAGCAGAGCAGGAGCCACAGCCCGGTGGGCCTGGAG GACTCCCCCGAGACAGGCGGGGAGCGGGAGGAGGAGCAGGCCTTCCTGGTCAGCCTCTACAAGTTCATGAAGGAGCGACACACGCCCATCGAGAGGGTGCCCCATCTCGGCTTCAAGCAGA TTAACCTGTGGAAGATCTAcaaggcagtggagaagctgggGGCCTACGAGCTG GTGACCGGCCGCCGCCTCTGGAAGAACGTGTATGATGAACTGGGGGGCAGCCCGGGCAGCACCAGCGCTGCCACATGCACACGCCGCCACTACGAGag GTTGGTGCTCCCCTATGTGAGGCATCTGAAAGGGGAGGAGGACAAGCCTCTGCCCCCCTCCAAGCCCAGGAAGCAGTACAAGCTGGCCAAAGAGCCACGGGGGGATGACAGGGCCCCCGAGAGGCCTAAGAAGGCCGTGGCAGCAGCCACcgcagtggaccagcaggtggaccAG ATGATGCCGGGCAAGACCACCAAGGCCGATGCCACCGACCTGGCACGCTTCCCCAGCCAGGAGCCCCCCAGGGACAACATGCAAgagctgcacccagcctcagGGCCCTCTCTGCCCATGGTGGGCGCCGGCAGCTGCCCTGAGGCCTACCAGCGGCTCCTGTCCAGCTTCTACTGCAAGGGGACCCATGGCATCATGTCGCCACTagccaaaaagaagctcctggcccacgTGAGCAAGGCAGGGGCCTTGCAATGCCAGGAGGAAGGCTGTCGGCACGGCGCGGGTGGACCGAGCGGGGCGCCCCGGGGGACCCCGGCAGCCACCCATCTCTCAGAGAGTCCCCGGAGCCCCAGCAGGCCAGCCGAGAGCTCCGGGTCCAGGCTAAGCACCCCTCAGGAGGGACCACAGACCCCAAGGGGCAGCCCCCCGGATGAGGCTCGGGGCCTGGCGACCCCTGTCTTTACAGGCTGCTTCCATGCCTACCCTGCCGAAGTACTGAAGCCCATCAGCCAGCACCCCCGGGACTTCTTCTCCAGCCTCCACAATAGGATGCTTGAGGGGCCACCAGCCAAGGAGCCCCCCCTGACGTGGGGTGGGGAAGCAAGCCGGCCCTCAGCCTTCCACAGGAGCAGCTCCCAAAGGAGCGGCTTCTACCCAAAGCCCAAGGCCTGCTGGGTGTCCCCCATGGCCAAGGTGCCCCCCGAGAGCTCCGtgcccccacctgctgcccctcacAGCAGCAGCCCCGGCCTCAGCAGCAAGCGCGCCCTGGGCGAAGAGGGCTTTGCCCATGGCGGCAAAAAACTACGGGCCGTGTCTCCCTTCCAGAAGGAGCCAGACTCGAAAGAGGGCGGGGCCCAGGCCACGGGCCCTGGTGTGGCtgtctcctgcctgctggggcctgcACCCCCAGAAGCTTACAGGGCTGCCACTGCACTGCGCTGCCCGCTCAACCTGGCCTGCACCCCAGACCCCTTGAAGGGCCAGGTCGCTTTCCCCTTCAGCCCCTTGGTCATCCCGGCCTTCCCGGCCCACTTCCTGACCACGACAGGTCCTGCACCCCTAGCCACCGGCTTGATGCACCTGCCGCCTGCATCCTTCAACCACAGACTCAACCCAGCCTCAGCCGCCTGGTCTGTGCCACCTGGGCCAACCTATGCGGCACCACACTTCTTCCACCTCAACACCAAGCTGTAG